Below is a genomic region from Belonocnema kinseyi isolate 2016_QV_RU_SX_M_011 chromosome 4, B_treatae_v1, whole genome shotgun sequence.
ttccttaaaatattggTACAATAATCGTTCCGAAACTTTtcgtatttgtttgaaatcattaagatatttgaaatttcttaaaatcttgtaaataatttgcaataatataaaatatttgaaatgtttatacagggtgtccaaaagtCCGAGGACGGTtggatatataaaatattttttttttaaatgaaggtgacccctgaagtaaatttcaacgaggaattcaatggtgaccttcatttttaccttgaagttgaccttcatggctttttgaaggtcaactttattttttttttaatggaagccCCCTGTTtctacatctgcaatcgatagagcggaaagtTTTaagttcaggtacgtacccaagtcataggtcaattgtaacgttcaaggtcagttagaggttatttgaaattaacaaagttttccaagaggtcagtgtaattcctgaagtcaATTTTaatgaggaattcaatggtgaattcgtcgttgaaatttatttcaggaattaaacggacctcttggaaaactttgttaaattaaaataacctctgtctgaccttgaacgttacaattgacctatgactcgGGTACGTacatgaacgtagaattttctgctctatcgattgcagatgtaaaaaagggggttcccaaaaaaacaaagttgaccttcaaaaagacaTGAaaatcaacttcaaggtcaaaatgaagatttccattaaattcctcgttgaaatttactacaGGAaggaccttcacttttttgaaaaatattttacctgaggaaatatcaaATTGTactgggactttttagacaccctgtataatccTTTAAACATTTCgatatctttgtgaatttttttaaatctttcaaagtatgtaaaatctatatacatgaaaataaaaaagtctaggAGGCTCTATAAATACTTTTGTGCAGAATAGAACAACTTTTTTATGTTCAAGATATATTACTTTTATTCATGAATAACAGTTTGTCAACTTCAGTAGCTTCTAGAACATTCTATAcaactatttttattgcaaagGGTGAAAAGGTCActtgtataatttgtttaatagtcATGTAGGGTCTTCGAAGTCCGATATTCGtatgaaaatacgtttttaaattttgtctactATGTTCCACcacttaaaaaaatctcaaaaaattcatgataaatcTTTGATATGTAAGCAATCTGTGTGAATTTTTTCgttaatgtatgtatttttgttttcaagaaaattcgacttaaaatatttgaatgtctgttaaaatttgaatttcccgccAAATATGGTCGGAAAAATctatgaaatgtatttttaacagatCTTTCATTTGACCCCAGGTGGATTAAAATCCGTCAAAAACAATCTGAGATATACGCAAAAAACTAGAAAATCAAAAACGTGACCTTGAAAAGTCATCTTCAAGGTTAAAAGGCTGAAACCTTcaggaaagatttttctttttataatgtaCTCATAGGACCAAGTTCGGTTGGAAAGGGCTCAAAGGCACTTTTTACATACTTAACCGGCTAAGCCTTTTATTTCATTTAGGAAttattcttgctacttaagtaaaaaagTAACAACAACGCGAAACTTCAAAATTTAGAGAgtaacttcattttaaaattcagtaacaaacaacatacatttttatgactcaactaatttttttatgaaagttaattaGAAATACTAGTTCAACACAAAAAAAGCAGAACATGAAGGATTTTCATGGAGTCAAAGTCAGAAGGGCGGTTTTAAAATCTAACTTTAGAAATGTTGAGGAGGGGCCAAAACAGAAAATTACATTTGCTGAagtgtggaaaattttttttaactgattaaggaaaattgtaaaaataattattctttccttTAAAAGTAATATGTTTGATTTTACCGGCTCCAGACGTTTTACTTCTGgtacttctgttttctttttagcAACTTAAGCCTCGACCAAAATagaccatttttcattttttgtttaataacttttatttgcacACGGCTTCACTTGGGTACCCTCTGACgaggcagaataaattattgtgcaacactacaaattttcatgaaagttggtaataataatattggttatatgttcgactatGAGTGATaagtcacagtaaaatatatggataaATATATTGCAACATAAAATATAGTACAGGAAATTTTAATGAAGCAAAATATTCTACTGaaatgattatgaaattactggaagaaattaataaaaagaaataattactgaaactaatgtccgaatgtttcaaaatctaaaaaatagttaagttctgattttttatgaaagttttttaaaaaattaataattcttgtaattttaacaaataacttaggaaagaatcatcgcaaagacaatcttagttgaCTTTGTAcccaaattgtgtttattaatttaaaaataccccaactctcaatatgaaatgatcatcgaaagacatacTTAGTTTACTCCATAAACAAAGTATgcctcttctttaaaaaatagcccagctataattattttaattaaagttttttaaataattaacaattgtaaattttcaaagcatcatagaaaaaaatcattggaagGATATTCTTAGTTagttatgataaaaaatggagcctacttgtagaaagaaaaccaaactcttattttttcaattgaaattgtttcaataattaataattcttgtaaatttacacagcaacatagaaaagagtcatcgaattgACATTCTTCGTTgatttcgaaaagaaattaaCTTGAAGAAATAAgggcaaattcttaattttgtaattaaaatttttaaaataatcaatagtttttgtaaaacaaagcaacatagaaaagagtcatccgatagacattcttagttgagatcctaaacaaattaacttttagaaaaaaaggcgaactcttaattttttaaatcaaaattgtttgaataattgataggtcttgtaaatttgcaaagaaacataaaaaacagTCACTTAATAGACAAtcttagttgagtccctaaataaattaacttgcagaaaaaaggcaaacttttaattttttaaattaaaattttttaaataatgaatagttctttgaattgttaaaataattcatctatcttgtaaaatttatttttgttctaaaattatgagtctttagccacaaagaatgtatttttaacaaaaaacgaaatatatCTTTGactaaaacagttgacttttcagccaaaaacattaattttttcacaaaaagagaaacacttattacttttaaaataaataatcattattctaaaaaatttctaaatcagtttgaataattttgtacacacttcagcaaatgcaattttctgctTTGGCCcctattaaaaatgtctaaaattagattttaagaacCACGTTCTTGATTTTGACTCCATGAAAATCCTTCATATTCTGCTTTTTACGTGTTAAAATAGTATTATaatgaactttcataaaaaaattagttcagcaataaataaatttatgctgttattgggttttaaaattaagttaggaatgagaatatttaaacttttgaactggaagtggaaatttatttaaggataattttgagaaatgcgacAGTTTTAGAaacaaaccaaaattatgaaattaattgataagatttctaatctggccaaattttagcttccggaGTTTCCCAAGCTAAGTAACATATTGCACCAAAACTTTCTGCAgtggatttgagtaaaatttaccGAACCATTTTTCATGAagtaaaatttcacataaatttgaaattttattatttaaatacaataatataagtCAAGTAACATATTGTTGGAATCTTTATAATTCGCACATttcgattattctatttattaattagCAAGTGCtaaattcatacaattttatatatcaaattttattcCACATTACTCTCGCTGACTGGCATCGGCGGCAACAGTTGGGCTGAGTGTTGGGTAGCCCTTGGGGGGGAGGGGGGGGCGCATCCAGGTAGCCAGGTAGGAATTGGCGTCTGCCCGTAACAATATACAATTATTACTTTCGTTATTTTCGGCTTACTTCTGCCAAAGATCTCCTACCTAGACCTTCTTCGAGTTTTCTTACAACAGACTCAGTGTTCGAACTAGATTCTAGAACAATGGCCTACAGGGTTTCCCCGAGCTTAAATGAGAGATTTAAGCTTTAAATGCCGTTAAATAATTATGGGTCGCCAAAAACCGGATGCCTTAAATATTTGTGTTGTAATATGTGGTCATAATATTGGGTCATAATGTTTGGgtccaaaatttagaaaaagctcTATGTGTATtgtataaaatgttcaattttttttcaaaaatgcagagAAAAAAGTTTACCTTATTTATGCATGGGACCTAATTATACAGTTCTTAACAAACTCAGGGACAAAAAGCATGGTTCACTAgcaggtgaaataaaaaattgcactgatttgttgaaacacagtacaatgtttcaaaaaaatgttccccCTTTTTCTGATTTAGCTCGAGACAAAAAAGAAGTCTCAATTTAATTTTACACGAGAAcctcgaattaaatttttttcttttcaaacagtcattttattgaaattcgaagagtaatttaaatattttagtctattaTGAAAGCAACCACTCGTTTAGAAGAGAACTTGCTACTGAAAAgttgtttgtttttcaaaatataattgatcTATTACTCTTTGCAGAATAATTAAAGAGAGTTCTAGGTACTTTTGTCAgactttaacaattattttttagaccGCAATGAACAgaccataatatttttaataattctatacgtttttaattttgtttttgttaatatAGAGTGATTTTTTTGTGGCATTCAacctacaaattataaaaattattagttgaaagtttTGACATTAATTGagtttcaaaattagaatgagccatggagATATAACGGCTTTTACAGgggtttcaccactcggtttttgagcgtacaccatattaaaaaaaaaagtaacagGTATAGTAAAACacatttataaaatctaaaagattttacacagattaaaaatattttaatgatttctaaatacaaaagatttcagaaagatgtcacaagatttcaaaaattcataaaaatgtcacacggatttcaaaagaatgcaaGAACTCCACACACATTTCAAAAAGGATGCAGTACtccagatttcgaagatttaaaaacattccaattgattttaaaaggtttcaaattattttagaatatttaagaagatttaagattaatttaaaatttcacaaatagtttacaaatttgacaaagattttgaACGTTTCATAATGTTCAAAAACTGAGTAAATCAATCCAAATTTCAGTCCAACAATCAAAAAGGTTTCAGGATCTTCAAATTCTGATGAGCATTCTATTCGGCGCGTTATATTTACACAGAATGATAACACTATAGTTATCTTGATAACAAAGCAATATAAATGTAGTTTTATTACACTGCAAGTTACAACTTTCGAATACAACGATTTGTATTTTACAATCGAGTCAAATATCCAAACGATTTTAGCTGTTGACCGATAAacgaacttaattatttttacctGAAAGTCGTTCGACGATCGATACGGACGACAGATGACTAACCTGGAAATCTCCACACACATTTTTATACACTTTACTTGAAACTCAGCGCTCTCTAGTGGTTTAGTTTCGACGcgcgaaattcaatttaaatttaaaactaaatcaacTCCACACATTTCCGTCCCTCTTTGGAACGTTCAGGTCCAAATGATGGAAACTTTAAGGAAGAAAATTTAGCTTCCAATCGTTTGACTGTGAATCAACAGGTAATAGCGCTAATTTAGTTATTGGACGTACATAAGTACCTGATGCAGTATGAACGGTTACTTCCCGCACAAGATCATCTGAGCTTCGTTTTATATTTATGTTTCTACCTAGTGCCCATTTAGTAGGTGGTAAACATTCATCTTTGACTAAAACTATTTGCCCAACACACAACTCCTTCTTTCGGAGCTGCCACTTATTACGCTGATGTGACGACAAGATGTAGTCTTTAGACCAAGCCTTCCAAAAGACTTCGAGTAGTTGCTGCCACAATTGCCACCTTGACAAACGATTTTGTCTTAcattttctaatggaaatttagGCACTGCAGTTAATTCGCCTCCAATTAAGAAATGTGCAAGTGTCAATACTTTAAGATCTTCGGGATCATCTGACAAAGGGCACAATGGTCGAGAATTTAAACATGATTCGATTTGACATAATAATGTGGCAAGTTCTTCGAAAGTAGGCGTATGCACTCCGAGAACACGACGCAAATGATGTTTTACACTCCGAACTCCAGCCTCCCAAATCCCTTCAAAATGAGGCGCAGCTGGAGGGATGAAATCCCATCGAATTTTGTCGTTTATCAAATACGCTTTTACTTCAGGAGATTGCGTTACCTCTCGGAAAGTTTCTTTGAGTTCTCGATTAGCACCCTGAAAGTTCGTTCCACGATCACTATGAATTGTATGAGGTAAGCCTCGACGCGACATAAAACGTTTGAGAGCAGCAAGAAATGCCTCAGTGGAATAGTCACTTACTGGCTCGAGATGTATAGCTCTTACTGCAAAACAAACAAATACGGCAATATATGCCGAATGGGAGGTGTAGCTTCGACCGCGATGAATAGTTATTTTAACAGGACACGCGTAATCAATTCCTACATGTGTAAAGGGTCGTCCGGGTCGCGTAATACGACTTTTAGGCAACGCTGCCATCAACTGATTAGATACTTCAGCACGTAATCTTACACAAGACATACAATTGTAAATTACCGATTTAACGTTTTGTCGACCTCgaataatccaaaatttttgtCTTATTAAACTCAGGGTTAGTTGCGTACCTCCAtgtaaacatttttcatgaaCGTGACGAATAATCAATGTCACTACTGGATGTGCTTTCAAAATGATTGGGAACTTTCTGTCAAATTCCAGATTCGCGTGAGCTAACCTTCCTCCGACCCGAAGAATTTTGTTCCCATCAACGAATGGATTTAATGGTAGCAAAGGATTGCCCCTGTTGAGTTCAACTTTCTCGTTTATATCATAGATTTCTTTAAGGAACAACTTAGCTTGGATATATCTAATCCAAATAATCTCGCTTTCAATGCAATACTCAACGAAAGTGGCATCGTCTTTGTTCCTGATTTTTGCAGGAGAAAATCCAACTTTGATGtccaaaaatttaagaatatatgCCAAGATACGCACTAGTTTCGAGCAGGAAGAGATTTGATTTGAGAGATTGtccaaacaaaattcaatttgattatGCACATGATGCGCTCGCACACAGGAGCCCAATTCAGTTTCGAAGTTTTGAAATTCCCGTTTCTTAGGCCAAAACTCTTCAAGTTGGCTGAGCCAAGACGGGCCGTGCCACCATAACTTAGATTCAGCGAATTCAGGAGTTAAAATTCCACGAGAAGCCAGATCGGCAGGATTATCTTTAGTTGAAACATGATTCCAGTTTGCAAACGGTGCTTCAGCTTGAATTGCGGCTACGCGATTCGCAACAAATGTTTTCCATGACGAAGCATGTTTATTTAACCAAGCTAATACAATTGTAGAATCAGTCCAAAATTCCGGTTATAAGTTTCAAATTGTGATATAGCTTTAACAGCTGAAATCAATCTCGTAAGCAAAAGTGCACCACATAGTTCCAATCGGGGAATTGATTGCGTTTTTATTGGAGCTACCTTAGTTCGACTTGAAAGTAAAACTATTCTAATTTCACCAGAATCAAGAACTAAACGTAAGTAAGCTACTGCGGCATATGCTGAATTTGAAGCGTCAGAAAACCCATGAATGGAACTGTCAACTACGTTATTTCCTTGTCCTGTCCATCGCGGAATCGACAATGTATCCAGCTTAGATAAGTTACCTCCATACGTGTTCCAGTAGCTCGCAACATCTTCTGGTAAAGGTTCATCCCATGAAATCGATCTAACCCAAAGCTTCTGCATAAAAATTTTAGCAAGAATCACAATCGGTGACACCCAGCCGAGAGGATCATATAATCGAGCAATCAAAGATAAAACCGAACGTttcgtttcaaaaaaaaaaaaactttcaaagagTCGCTTTCATCTAAACGCTTTTCAACGGCAAGTGCATGTTCTTGCTTATCAATGTCCTCAAGTAACAAAATCGAATTACTGGCCCATTTCCTTAACTTGAAATGACCCTTTTTGAGTAGAGCTTCCACATCTTCCCGAATATCAATTATTTCATCTTCCGAGTCTGCCCCAAATAGGCAATCatcaatataaatttgttgatTGAGAACAGCTGAACCTTTAGGATGCTGAGACCCTTCATCTTTAACCAACTGTCGAAGGACTCGCAATGCAAGGAATGGTGCAGCTGCTGTACCGTAAGTCACGGTATTTAAacgaaattaaacgatttttattcacattttggAGTCCAAAGAATTCTCTGATAATCACGAtctttttcatcaattaaaatttgtctatACATTTTAGCGATATCCGCCGCGTACACAAATTTAAAAGTTCGCCATTGCAAAACCACTTCGAAAAAGTTAGTTTGCAATTTAGGCCCAATGTGCATATGATCGTTTAAGGATGTAAAATTGGACGTCAGTCGAGATGCATTAAAAACGCCCCTTACCGCTTTAGTGTTCGACGCTCTAATCACATGATGATGTGTTAAATAAACTACTTGAGACGAATCGAGAGGTGGGTCTGAAACCCTTGACATGTGTCCTAGATTCTCATAGTCTCCCATAAATTTATCATATTGTTCGAAAAGATCTGAATTTGCATTAAACCGCTTTAAAAGAGAAGATAAAGCTTTTTCTGCTGTCTTTCGGGACAAACCAATGTTAATCGGGGGACCGGATTTGAAGGGATACCGAACTACATATTGACCTTCAAGAGTTCGCGAATAAGtagactgaaaatgtaattcgCATTCTTCTTCAGCTTTAGTCAATGGCAATGTTATGGGAACTGCATCGAGACTCCAAAATTTTTCCagagattcatttaaaatatttaaatcttcgtTCGGAATACAATGATGCACGATAGCATTGCttgaattgaaagaattcgaaTTAGAACGAGCTTCGAAATTCTTTCCAGAGAGAATCCAGCCGAAAGCTGTATTTTGTGCTACGGGTTCTCAAGAACGACCTTTCCTAAGCCCGTTACACAGTACCGACCCGTAAAGTTCAGCGCTGATAATGATGTGTATTGGTTGTGACCCTGTAGGATCATCATCCGCAAATTCGAGATTCATCAAATGTGGCTTTGACAACACATCTTCAGAAAAGGTAGGCAAGTAATTTGTTAGATGCTCCAAAATCTCACCAGTTGAGACACTTGCCAACCCGAGAAGCTTTATTTCTTCTAATGATTTGGGACGACTTTGCAAGGCATTAATgaattcttttgttacaaatgtcTAAGTTGACCCTTGATCCAAAAAAGCGCGAACTGTTACCGAACGACCTGAATGAGAAGACACAACTTTAGCTGTTGCTAACAAGACTTTAGTAGTATTTACCCGATTTGCAGCTGCATGAAGCGATTGGGCGGCTGGAGTTGAGTTCTTATTAGACGAAGCCGTTACTTCTTCAATAGAAGCAGTTCTATTTTGTATTGATACATCTTTCTTTTCATCCACATTTTGTTTAAAGTGCAACAGAGTATGGTGTCTAGATTGACATTGAGCACATGAAAAAGAGCTCGAAAAATCAGCAAAAGAATGCCCAGATGCgagacaatttaaacaaaattttttctatttcacaaACTGAAAACGTTCTTTAGCTGATTTTTTCTTAAACTCTGGACATGAAAATAATTTGTGCGCAACCGAGCAGAAAGGGCAATTATTTTGATTTGACACAACATGAGATCTTACAGTATCGGTTTTATTCTTCGATCCATCTACACGCTGCACTACTTCTAACGCTCGAATTCGTGAATCTAAAAATTAGCATCTAACTTTTGAGAAAAGTGATAAACCAAAATATCACTAACACCATTCGAATCAGCTTCCTTAGGCGTAGCAGTAGTCTGCGACTTTATGCGACCTAAATTTTCGAGAGCTGAGACTTTTTCGATTACATGGTTACGTATAGCCTTAAGTGAATTAACATAGTCACTTTTTATTGctgttattgaaaaaagtgattgtAATCCCGCATTAACAAGAGTACGAGGATTTTCAAAACGACTTTTCAATTGATCCCATGCTGTCTCAAAATTATTCGCGGTTAATGGTATATTTTCTATCAATGAATTAGCTTCTCCTTCGACCgaggattttaaataatgtaatttttgtaaattatccaAAGCACGGTTATGAATAATAAGCGAAGTGAAATAGTCGCGGTATTTTGCCCAATCTGTTGGCTTACCTGAAAATTTCGGAAGAGAAATCGAAGGTAACGATGACCGTTCACGAAGTTGAGTTGTAGAAGGAACTCCATCATTGCCCTGAGAAGGATTCGTTGATGCAAGCTTGTTGTCATCTAATGCTTGCAGTTGAATCATAACTGCTTCTTTGAACTTGAGGAACGTATCTTCTGcagcttaaaattccttatcGACAAAATATCTATTTTAGTCGTCGAAGttctttaaatccaaaatttgagATCCGGTCATCAGGCATAATTGCCATACTTGCGATACAAAATGCAAACGATTTTGcaacactttaaaattttgttgttcagcATCCAACTGCAGAAGGGATTCATAGTGGcgatttaatgttttaaaattttgcctCTGTCGTACAATGAGACCTTGAAGCGAAAGAAACTGCGTTTGATCGTCAACCGAATTATTTCCATTTGACATCttgatcaaatattttgtaaactgacaatcaataaataattgttccaaTGAACcacttttaaatcaaagaaaagactgaaactaaaattatttcgaaaaaagttcaaaaacttcAGACCCGAATTATACCGATTGCAACATTTCAAGCAATTGCGTCACAGTCTCAGAACAAAGAAAAGATGGCTGTCCATTTCAGCGATTTTTCACA
It encodes:
- the LOC117171146 gene encoding uncharacterized protein LOC117171146, which translates into the protein MIQLQALDDNKLASTNPSQGNDGVPSTTQLRERSSLPSISLPKFSAIKSDYVNSLKAIRNHVIEKVSALENLGRIKSQTTATPKEADSNGVSDILVYHFSQNNAIVHHCIPNEDLNILNESLEKFWSLDAVPITLPLTKAEEECELHFQSTYSRTLEGQYVVRYPFKSGPPINIGLSRKTAEKALSSLLKRFNANSDLFEQYDKFMGDYENLGHMSRVSDPPLDSSQVVYLTHHHVIRASNTKAVRGVFNASRLTSNFTSLNDHMHIGPKLQTNFFEVVLQWRTFKFVYAADIAKMYRQILIDEKDRDYQRILWTPKSAAPFLALRVLRQLVKDEGSQHPKGSAVLNQQIYIDDCLFGADSEDEIIDIREDVEALLKKGHFKLRKWASNSILLLEDIDKQEHALAVEKRLDESDSLKKLWVRSISWDEPLPEDVASYWNTYGGNLSKLDTLSIPRWTGQGNNVVDSSIHGFSDASNSAYAAVAYLRLVLDSGEIRIVLLSSRTKVAPIKTQSIPRLELCAWLNKHASSWKTFVANRVAAIQAEAPFANWNHVSTKDNPADLASRGILTPEFAESKLWWHGPSWLSQLEEFWPKKREFQNFETELGSCVRAHHVHNQIEFCLDNLSNQISSCSKLVRILAYILKFLDIKVGFSPAKIRNKDDATFVEYCIESEIIWIRYIQAKLFLKEIYDINEKVELNRGNPLLPLNPFVDGNKILRVGGRLAHANLEFDRKFPIILKAHPVVTLIIRHVHEKCLHGGTQLTLSLIRQKFWIIRGRQNVKSVIYNCMSCVRLRAEVSNQLMAALPKSRITRPGRPFTHVGIDYACPVKITIHRGRSYTSHSAYIAVFVCFAVRAIHLEPVSDYSTEAFLAALKRFMSRRGLPHTIHSDRGTNFQGANRELKETFREVTQSPEVKAYLINDKIRWDFIPPAAPHFEGIWEAGVRSVKHHLRRVLGVHTPTFEELATLLCQIESCLNSRPLCPLSDDPEDLKVLTLAHFLIGGELTAVPKFPLENVRQNRLSRWQLWQQLLEVFWKAWSKDYILSSHQRNKWQLRKKELCVGQIVLVKDECLPPTKWALGRNINIKRSSDDLVREVTVHTASGTYVRPITKLALLPVDSQSNDWKLNFLP